Genomic segment of Borreliella afzelii:
TTTGGGTGTGTTTTTTGACAATTAATAGCCCTAATTTCAAAAGTCACTTTTTCAGCTTCTGCTGAATAACTTCTTGAGGGTTCTTCAGTGAAAATTGCATGGTTAGAAATAATTTTGGTAGCAATTCTATC
This window contains:
- a CDS encoding DUF1463 family protein, whose product is DRIATKIISNHAIFTEEPSRSYSAEAEKVTFEIRAINCQKTHPNKS